ATCCGACGAGCCACGCCCCAGCATCACCACCACCATGCGCGCCGCCTCCTGGGGGGAGAGCGGTCCGGTGCGGGCCTGGGTGCGCTCGAAGGCCAGTTGCGCGAGATCCGGATGGACGCCAAAGGCCTTCACCGCGAGGAAGCGCACGCCCGGGTGATTCTTGCGCGCCGTGGCGAGCGCCAGCGGAATGTCGTTCTTCACGTGCTTCGCCGTGAAGAGGAAGAGCGGGACGACGAGCACCTCCGGCACCTCGGAGGCGATGGCATCCAGCGCCTCGGGGAGGGCCGGCTCGGTGAGCTCCACGAAGCCCAGGCCCACGCGCCGCTCCGGATGGGCCTCGCGGTAGGCGTCCACGAAGCGGTGCACCTCCGCGATGGCCTGCGCGTCGCGGCTGCCATGTCCGACGAAGAGGATGCCGTGGTTGGAACGAGGGGTGCTCACGGGTGCACTTCCTGGCTTGTGGGGACGAGGAGAGGAAGGAGGCGCCGGGCGGCCTCGGCGACCGTGAGGGGCGGGGCTTCCCCCGACTCGGGAAGGAAGGGCGCGAGTTGGGCCCACAACTCGGCGACGGCCGGTGCGCGCAGATGCGCCCGCGCCAGCAGCGCCGCGTCCCGGAAGACCTCCGCGGGAGGACCGAAGGCGAGCAATCGCCCCTCGCCGAGAACGGCCGCCCGGTCGGCGAAGAAGGGCACTTCGTCGGTGGCATGGGTGGAGACGATCAGCGCCACGTCGCGCTCGCGCGCCAGACGCCGCAGCAGGGCCGCCGTCTCGCGCTCTCCCACCGGATCCAACCCGGCGGTGGGCTCATCGAGCAGCAACACCGCCGGATGCATCGCCAGCACGCCCGCCAGACAGGCCCGCTTCTTCTCCCCGAAGCTGAGCGCCTCGATGGGGCGCTCCGCCAGGTGCGCCAGGCCGGTGGCGGCGAGCGCCTCGTCCACCCGGGCCCGCACCGCGTCCGGAGCGAGCCCCTGATGCATCGGACCGATGGCCACGTCCTCCCCGACCGTGGTGCCGAACAACTGGTCATCCGGATTCTGGAAGGCGAGCGCCAGGCCCGCTTCGGTCCGGGCCACCGCTCCGCGCGGAGCCACCTGTCCGCGCAGCCACACCTTGCCGGCGCGCTCCGGCACCAGCCCCGCGATGCCGCGCAGCAGCGTCGTCTTGCCGCACCCGTTGGCGCCGAGCAACGCGACCACCTCTCCCGACCGCACCTCGAGGGACAGGCCGGAGAGGATGGCGGGGCCGCCGGGGGTTCCCACCGAGAGCGCCTCGAGTGCGAGCGCCGCCTTCACGGCCGCTCTCCCGGGGGTGGGAGGTGGGCACCACGGCAGCCCCGGGCGGCCATCGCCTCGGCGGTGGCGTGGGCCTGATCGAAGGCGCGGACCAGGGTGAGCCCACCGAGCGCCCCGAGCGAATGCACGCCGCGGCGCACGCCCCGGTAGCCGAGGCGGAGGATCTGGGCCTCGCGCGCGGTGTGGGCCGCCCGCTCGAGGACCGTGGCGTAGCGCACCGCGAGCGCGAGCACCTCGGCGAGCGGGGCCGGCACCCGCCAGGCGCGCAGCGCCCCCACCAGCGCCCAGGGCGGAGTGAGCGCGATGAGGAGGCCGAAGACGGTGGCTCCCGCGGCGACCCGCGTCCCCAGCACCAGCCCGAGTCTCCAGGCTCCGCTCGCCTCCGGCCGCAGCAATCCGTGCAAGGCCCAGAGCGCCAGACCCGAGAAGAGCGCCACCCCGAGGCGACGCAGCAACACCCCCGCCCGCTCGCCCACCGCGAGCGAGGCGAGCAGGGCCAGCGCCGCCACCGTCGAGGCGGTATGCGGCGCGGGCCCGGCGAGCGCCACCAGCAGAGAGAGCAACGCGCCCCCCAGCTTGAGGCGGGCATCCAGCCCGGCCACCCGCTCGCGAAGGGCCGCGCGGCTCACGCCCGCTCTCCCGTCTCGACGAACAGGGAGCGGTAGAGGTAGCCGAGGAAGAAGCCCCCCACGAGCCCGGCACACAGGAAGGCGAAGAGGAGGACATCCCCCTCCAGCGGAATCAGTGGCGGATGGGGGGAACGTCCCGCGGCCTCGACGAACGGGAGCACGACGTGCTCGTCGACACCCGGCCAGCCCGAGGCCTCGGCGAGGAGCGGCTTCATGGCGTGGCGGGT
Above is a window of Cystobacter fuscus DNA encoding:
- a CDS encoding energy-coupling factor ABC transporter ATP-binding protein codes for the protein MKAALALEALSVGTPGGPAILSGLSLEVRSGEVVALLGANGCGKTTLLRGIAGLVPERAGKVWLRGQVAPRGAVARTEAGLALAFQNPDDQLFGTTVGEDVAIGPMHQGLAPDAVRARVDEALAATGLAHLAERPIEALSFGEKKRACLAGVLAMHPAVLLLDEPTAGLDPVGERETAALLRRLARERDVALIVSTHATDEVPFFADRAAVLGEGRLLAFGPPAEVFRDAALLARAHLRAPAVAELWAQLAPFLPESGEAPPLTVAEAARRLLPLLVPTSQEVHP
- a CDS encoding CbiQ family ECF transporter T component, with protein sequence MSRAALRERVAGLDARLKLGGALLSLLVALAGPAPHTASTVAALALLASLAVGERAGVLLRRLGVALFSGLALWALHGLLRPEASGAWRLGLVLGTRVAAGATVFGLLIALTPPWALVGALRAWRVPAPLAEVLALAVRYATVLERAAHTAREAQILRLGYRGVRRGVHSLGALGGLTLVRAFDQAHATAEAMAARGCRGAHLPPPGERP